In a single window of the Rhodoferax saidenbachensis genome:
- the rlmD gene encoding 23S rRNA (uracil(1939)-C(5))-methyltransferase RlmD: protein MTDAILTVPTTTSPADNALPEGWLAVKSLDLEAQGVAHRPDGKVVFIDGALPFEVVSANIHRSKSSFEKGTLTQIHRESSQRVRPDCPHFGLSPQSCGGCKMQHLHIGAQVAVKQRVLEDNLWHIGKVKPGNMLRPIEGPTWGYRYRARLSVRFVRKKGEVLIGFHERKSHYVADIKECRVLVPHVSAMLLPLRALIASMDAIETLPQIELAVGDMGLGAAEVTAMVLRHMEPLSEADLNRLRQFAVAHPGVQWWLQSKGPDTVKRLDELPGHETGQLAYTLPQFGITMPFRPIDFTQVNPHINRVLVQKALALLQVEKTERVIDWFCGLGNFTLPLATQAREVLGVEGAESLVARSRENLTFNRSQAQAGIALAATEFVARNLFEMTPELLVGDGAADKWLVDPPREGAFSLVQALAALKQSPELRGALGAGWTPPKRIVYVSCNPATLARDAGVLVQEAGYCCAAAGVVNMFPHTAHVESIAVFELEA, encoded by the coding sequence ATGACAGACGCAATTTTGACCGTTCCTACGACAACTTCCCCCGCAGACAACGCCTTGCCCGAAGGCTGGCTGGCCGTGAAATCCCTGGACCTGGAGGCGCAGGGCGTGGCCCACCGTCCCGATGGCAAGGTGGTATTTATCGACGGCGCCTTGCCCTTTGAGGTGGTGAGCGCCAATATCCACCGCAGCAAAAGCAGCTTTGAGAAAGGCACGCTGACCCAGATCCACCGCGAGTCTTCGCAGCGCGTGCGCCCGGACTGCCCGCACTTCGGTCTGAGCCCCCAGTCCTGTGGCGGTTGCAAGATGCAGCACCTGCATATTGGCGCCCAGGTGGCGGTCAAGCAGCGGGTGCTGGAAGACAACCTGTGGCACATCGGCAAGGTCAAGCCCGGCAATATGCTGCGGCCCATCGAGGGGCCAACCTGGGGCTACCGCTACCGGGCGCGCCTGTCGGTGCGTTTTGTGCGCAAGAAGGGCGAGGTGCTGATCGGTTTCCACGAGCGCAAGAGCCACTATGTGGCCGATATCAAGGAATGCCGGGTGCTGGTGCCGCACGTCAGCGCCATGCTGCTGCCGCTGCGCGCGCTGATTGCCTCCATGGACGCCATAGAGACGCTGCCGCAGATTGAACTCGCCGTGGGCGACATGGGACTGGGCGCGGCAGAAGTGACGGCCATGGTGCTGCGGCACATGGAGCCCTTGAGCGAGGCCGATCTGAACCGCCTGCGCCAGTTTGCCGTTGCGCACCCGGGCGTGCAGTGGTGGTTGCAGTCCAAGGGGCCGGACACGGTGAAACGCCTGGACGAGCTGCCCGGCCATGAGACTGGCCAGTTGGCCTACACGCTGCCGCAGTTTGGCATCACCATGCCGTTTCGGCCCATCGACTTCACGCAGGTCAATCCGCATATCAACCGCGTGCTGGTGCAAAAAGCGCTGGCGCTGTTGCAGGTGGAAAAGACAGAGCGTGTGATTGACTGGTTCTGCGGTCTGGGCAACTTCACACTACCGCTGGCCACCCAGGCGCGTGAGGTACTGGGTGTGGAGGGCGCCGAATCGCTGGTCGCCCGTTCGCGTGAAAATCTGACGTTCAATCGGTCTCAAGCCCAGGCAGGGATTGCGCTGGCGGCTACTGAATTTGTAGCGCGTAACCTGTTTGAAATGACACCGGAGTTGCTGGTGGGTGACGGCGCCGCCGATAAGTGGCTGGTCGACCCGCCGCGGGAAGGCGCATTTTCGCTGGTGCAAGCGCTGGCGGCCTTGAAACAGTCACCTGAACTGCGTGGAGCGTTAGGTGCCGGGTGGACGCCGCCCAAGCGCATCGTTTACGTGAGTTGCAACCCGGCCACGCTGGCGCGTGACGCGGGTGTGCTGGTGCAGGAGGCGGGCTACTGCTGCGCGGCAGCGGGGGTGGTCAACATGTTCCCCCACACGGCGCACGTGGAGAGCATTGCGGTGTTTGAGCTGGAGGCTTGA